In a single window of the Mesorhizobium shangrilense genome:
- a CDS encoding peptidylprolyl isomerase, with translation MRLRQFALAFAFAAVVAGAPAAQAAEPQNTMIITLKDGDVTIALRPDLAPKHVEQIKKLVRDGAYDNVAFHRVIDGFMAQTGDVQFGDLNDGYSAERAGTGGSDLPDLPAEFSEEHFVRGTVGMARAQDPNSANSQFFIMFAPNPGLDGQYTVVGNVEAGMGVVDMIKKGDPNQNGVVADPDRMIKVRIGADGN, from the coding sequence ATGCGCCTGAGACAGTTCGCACTCGCATTCGCGTTCGCCGCCGTGGTGGCAGGGGCTCCGGCCGCCCAGGCCGCCGAGCCGCAAAACACCATGATCATCACGCTCAAGGATGGGGATGTGACGATTGCCCTGCGCCCCGACCTGGCGCCGAAGCATGTCGAGCAGATCAAGAAGCTGGTGCGTGACGGCGCGTATGACAACGTCGCGTTCCACCGCGTCATCGACGGCTTCATGGCGCAGACCGGCGACGTGCAGTTTGGCGACCTGAACGACGGATACAGCGCGGAGCGCGCCGGAACCGGCGGCTCCGACTTGCCCGACCTGCCAGCGGAGTTTTCTGAGGAACACTTCGTGCGCGGCACCGTTGGCATGGCGCGCGCGCAGGACCCGAACTCCGCCAATTCGCAGTTCTTCATCATGTTCGCCCCGAATCCGGGGCTCGACGGCCAGTACACCGTGGTCGGCAATGTTGAGGCCGGGATGGGCGTGGTGGACATGATCAAGAAAGGCGACCCGAACCAGAACGGCGTCGTCGCCGATCCGGACAGGATGATCAAGGTGCGCATCGGCGCCGACGGCAACTGA
- the coaD gene encoding pantetheine-phosphate adenylyltransferase has product MKERIAIYAGSFDPLTNGHLDVIKASLAVADVIYAAIGIHPGKTPLFSFEERVDLIEKACRAELGENGARVKVVAFDGLVIDAARKHGASIMIRGLRDGTDLDYEMQMAGMNETMAPELQTVFLPASPSVRTITATLVRQIAGMGGDIRPFVPTDVAAALQTKFPKRS; this is encoded by the coding sequence ATGAAAGAACGCATCGCCATCTACGCGGGCTCCTTCGACCCGCTGACCAACGGTCACCTCGACGTGATCAAGGCCTCGCTCGCCGTGGCGGACGTGATCTATGCCGCAATTGGCATCCATCCGGGCAAGACGCCGCTCTTCTCCTTCGAGGAAAGGGTCGACTTGATCGAGAAGGCCTGCCGGGCAGAACTTGGCGAGAACGGTGCGCGGGTGAAAGTGGTCGCTTTCGACGGTCTCGTCATCGACGCTGCCAGGAAACATGGCGCTTCGATCATGATCCGCGGCCTGCGGGACGGCACTGACCTCGATTACGAGATGCAGATGGCCGGCATGAACGAGACGATGGCGCCCGAACTGCAGACCGTCTTCCTGCCGGCCAGCCCATCGGTTCGCACCATCACCGCGACATTGGTGAGGCAGATTGCGGGAATGGGAGGCGACATCCGCCCATTCGTGCCCACCGACGTCGCAGCCGCTCTCCAGACCAAGTTCCCAAAGCGATCCTAG
- the gyrA gene encoding DNA gyrase subunit A yields MTDQKTPPGSEGGPSDIEPISIIEEMQRSYLDYAMSVIVSRALPDVRDGLKPVHRRILYASHESGYHWNRKHVKSARPVSDVMGKYHPHGDASIYDALVRMAQDWSMRVPLIDGQGNFGSIDGDPPAAMRYTEARLTKVAHELLEDIDKDTVDFQENYDGTDSEPKVLPARYPNLLVSGSGGIAVGMATNIPPHNLSEVVDGAIALIDNPAIDLPELMEIIPGPDFPTGGLILGRSGIYSAYSTGRGSIIMRGKVHVEPIRNEREAIVVTEVPYQVNKATMIEKMAELVRDKRIEGISDIRDESDRQGYRVVIELKRDANAEVILNQLYRFTPLQTSFGANVVALNGGKPEILNLLDMLRAFVAFREDVVSRRTKFLLRKARERAHVLVGLAIAVANIDEVIRLIRHAPDPSTAREQLMTRRWPAADVESLILLIDDPRHRINEDGTYNLSDEQARAILELRLARLTALGRDEIADELNKIGAEIADFLDILSSRARIQQIVKDEMAAVRDEFGTPRRTEITDGGADMEDEDLIQREDMVVTVTHEGYIKRVPLSIYRAQNRGGKGRSGMSTKDTDFVTRLFVANTHTPVLFFSSRGIVYKEKVWRLPIGTPQSRGKALINMLPIESGDRITAIMPLPEDEESWGNLDVMFATTRGTVRRNKLSDFVDVKRNGKIAMKFDEEGDAILAVETCTENDDVLLTADSGQCIRFPVTDVRVFQSRGSQGVRGILMGETDRAISMTILEHVDADPAERSAYLKRSVIERRAVSGDDEEIALTNEEVSEDAQLNDERYEFLKAHEQFVLTVTEFGYGKRSSSYDFRLTGRGGKGIRATDVSKTAEIGKLVATFPVENEDQIMLVSDGGQVIRVPVNNIRVASRATKGVTIFSTAEGEKVVSVERISEPEGEEDEAASPEP; encoded by the coding sequence TTGACAGACCAGAAAACGCCGCCCGGTTCTGAAGGCGGTCCCTCCGATATCGAGCCCATCTCCATCATCGAGGAGATGCAGCGGTCCTATCTCGACTACGCGATGAGCGTCATCGTCAGCCGTGCGCTGCCGGACGTGCGCGACGGGCTTAAGCCGGTGCATCGGCGTATCCTCTACGCCTCGCACGAGAGCGGCTATCACTGGAACCGCAAGCATGTGAAGTCGGCGCGTCCGGTGTCCGACGTGATGGGTAAGTATCACCCGCACGGCGACGCCTCGATCTATGACGCGTTGGTGCGCATGGCGCAGGACTGGTCCATGCGCGTGCCGCTGATCGACGGGCAGGGCAATTTCGGCTCCATCGACGGCGATCCGCCGGCGGCCATGCGCTACACCGAGGCGCGCCTGACCAAGGTCGCCCACGAACTGCTTGAAGACATCGACAAGGACACGGTCGATTTCCAGGAGAACTATGACGGTACCGACAGCGAGCCGAAGGTCCTGCCCGCGCGCTATCCAAACCTGCTCGTCAGCGGGTCGGGCGGCATCGCCGTCGGCATGGCGACCAACATCCCGCCGCACAACCTGTCGGAGGTCGTGGACGGCGCCATAGCGCTCATCGATAATCCGGCAATCGATCTGCCGGAGTTGATGGAGATCATTCCCGGACCGGATTTCCCGACCGGCGGGCTTATTCTCGGTCGCTCCGGCATCTACTCGGCCTACTCGACCGGCCGCGGCTCGATCATCATGCGCGGCAAGGTGCACGTCGAGCCGATCCGCAATGAGCGCGAGGCCATCGTCGTCACCGAAGTTCCCTACCAGGTGAACAAGGCGACGATGATCGAGAAGATGGCCGAACTGGTGCGCGACAAGCGCATCGAAGGCATCTCGGACATCCGCGACGAGAGCGACCGGCAGGGCTATCGCGTCGTCATCGAGCTGAAGCGCGACGCCAACGCCGAGGTCATTCTCAACCAGCTCTACCGCTTCACGCCGCTGCAGACGTCGTTCGGCGCAAACGTTGTGGCGCTCAACGGCGGCAAGCCGGAGATCCTGAACCTGCTCGACATGTTGAGGGCGTTCGTCGCCTTCCGCGAAGACGTCGTCAGTCGCCGCACGAAGTTCCTGCTTCGAAAGGCGCGCGAGCGTGCCCACGTGCTCGTGGGACTGGCGATTGCGGTCGCCAATATCGACGAGGTGATCCGCCTGATCCGCCATGCGCCCGATCCGTCGACGGCGCGCGAACAGTTGATGACGCGGCGCTGGCCGGCGGCCGACGTCGAGTCGCTCATCCTGCTCATCGACGATCCGCGCCACCGCATCAACGAAGACGGCACCTACAATCTGTCCGACGAGCAGGCGCGCGCCATCCTGGAACTGCGTCTGGCCCGTCTCACGGCGCTGGGCCGCGATGAGATCGCCGACGAACTGAACAAGATCGGCGCTGAAATTGCTGATTTCCTTGACATTTTGTCGTCTCGCGCGCGCATCCAGCAGATCGTCAAGGATGAAATGGCCGCGGTTCGCGACGAGTTTGGGACACCGCGTCGCACGGAGATCACCGACGGCGGCGCGGATATGGAGGACGAGGACCTCATCCAGCGTGAGGACATGGTCGTAACCGTGACCCACGAGGGGTATATCAAGCGCGTGCCGCTCTCGATCTACCGGGCGCAGAATCGCGGCGGCAAGGGCCGGTCTGGCATGTCCACCAAGGACACCGACTTCGTCACCCGCCTGTTCGTGGCCAACACGCACACGCCGGTATTGTTCTTCTCCTCCCGTGGCATCGTCTACAAGGAGAAGGTCTGGCGCCTGCCCATCGGTACGCCGCAGTCGCGCGGCAAGGCCCTCATCAACATGCTGCCCATCGAAAGCGGCGACCGCATCACCGCCATTATGCCGCTGCCGGAGGACGAGGAAAGCTGGGGCAACCTCGACGTCATGTTCGCGACCACGCGCGGAACAGTGCGCCGCAACAAGCTGTCCGACTTCGTCGACGTGAAGCGCAACGGCAAGATCGCCATGAAGTTCGACGAGGAGGGCGACGCCATCCTCGCTGTGGAAACCTGCACCGAGAACGACGACGTGCTGCTCACGGCCGATTCTGGCCAGTGCATCCGTTTCCCGGTCACCGATGTCCGCGTCTTCCAGAGCCGCGGCTCGCAGGGCGTGCGCGGCATCCTGATGGGTGAGACCGACCGCGCCATCTCCATGACCATCCTGGAGCATGTCGACGCCGATCCGGCGGAGCGTTCTGCATATCTCAAGCGCTCGGTGATTGAGCGTCGCGCAGTGAGCGGCGACGACGAAGAAATCGCCCTGACCAACGAAGAGGTAAGCGAGGACGCACAGCTAAATGATGAGCGGTACGAATTCCTCAAGGCGCATGAGCAGTTCGTGCTGACAGTCACGGAGTTCGGCTACGGCAAGCGGTCATCTTCGTATGATTTCCGTCTGACAGGACGCGGCGGCAAGGGCATCCGGGCCACTGACGTCTCCAAGACGGCGGAGATCGGCAAGCTGGTCGCGACCTTCCCGGTGGAGAACGAGGACCAGATCATGCTGGTTTCGGACGGCGGGCAGGTGATTCGCGTTCCTGTGAACAACATCCGCGTCGCCAGCCGAGCAACGAAGGGCGTCACCATCTTCTCCACCGCCGAAGGCGAGAAGGTCGTGTCGGTGGAGCGTATTTCGGAACCGGAAGGCGAAGAGGACGAAGCGGCTTCGCCGGAGCCGTGA
- a CDS encoding MarC family protein, producing MPNFDSLFNAFVTILVTIDPPGLAPLFLAVTRGMNRQQRYQVSIRASVIGFGVLAVFALMGAAILAAFGITLPAFRVAGGLLLFFIAFEMVFERRNERKEKSADTAITKDHIHNVAAFPLAIPLIAGPGAISATVLLSGGMPTTAGQIALVAIILVCLLITYLVFVLAERIDSLLGETGRSILTRLLGVILAALAVQFVADGVKALMAI from the coding sequence GTGCCCAATTTCGACAGCCTGTTCAACGCTTTCGTGACGATCCTGGTGACCATTGATCCGCCGGGCCTGGCGCCGCTTTTCCTGGCGGTGACGCGGGGCATGAACCGCCAGCAACGCTATCAGGTGTCCATCCGCGCCTCGGTCATCGGATTCGGCGTGCTGGCGGTGTTCGCGCTGATGGGCGCCGCCATCCTGGCCGCCTTCGGCATCACGCTGCCGGCCTTCCGAGTCGCAGGCGGCCTGCTGCTCTTCTTCATTGCCTTCGAGATGGTGTTCGAGCGGCGCAACGAGCGCAAGGAAAAGAGCGCCGACACGGCGATCACCAAAGACCACATCCACAACGTCGCGGCCTTCCCCCTGGCCATTCCGCTGATCGCCGGTCCCGGCGCGATTTCCGCCACGGTGCTGCTGTCCGGCGGCATGCCGACCACCGCCGGCCAGATTGCACTGGTCGCCATCATTCTCGTCTGCCTGCTGATCACTTATCTCGTCTTCGTGCTCGCCGAGCGCATCGACAGCCTGCTCGGGGAGACCGGCCGCTCTATCCTCACGCGCCTGCTCGGCGTGATCCTGGCGGCGCTTGCGGTTCAGTTCGTCGCCGACGGCGTCAAGGCGCTGATGGCTATCTGA
- a CDS encoding VOC family protein → MSTLLSSIRRSRREDLLSAAITLRDLDALFMEFRQAGVLFHQTPRTEPWGARTFIVIDPDENLILFASDDA, encoded by the coding sequence ATGTCGACGCTGCTGTCATCGATCCGGCGCAGCCGGCGCGAAGATCTGCTGTCGGCGGCGATCACGCTGCGCGATCTCGACGCCCTCTTCATGGAGTTTCGTCAGGCGGGCGTCCTCTTCCACCAGACGCCGCGCACCGAGCCATGGGGCGCAAGAACCTTCATCGTGATCGATCCCGACGAAAATCTCATCCTATTCGCCAGCGACGATGCCTGA
- the grxD gene encoding Grx4 family monothiol glutaredoxin: protein MSGINEYIDNEVKGSDVVLFMKGTPGFPQCGFSGQVVQILDYLGVEYKGVNVLTSNDLRQGIKDYSNWPTIPQLYVKGEFVGGCDIIREMFQAGELQSFLEDKGVSVKGAV, encoded by the coding sequence ATGAGCGGCATCAACGAATACATCGACAATGAGGTCAAGGGCAGCGACGTGGTGCTGTTCATGAAGGGCACGCCGGGCTTCCCGCAGTGCGGCTTCTCGGGACAAGTCGTGCAGATCCTCGACTACCTGGGCGTCGAGTACAAGGGCGTCAACGTGCTGACCTCGAACGACCTTCGCCAGGGCATCAAGGACTATTCCAACTGGCCGACCATCCCGCAGCTCTATGTGAAGGGCGAATTCGTCGGCGGCTGCGACATCATCCGCGAGATGTTCCAGGCAGGCGAGCTCCAGAGCTTCCTGGAGGACAAGGGTGTGAGCGTCAAAGGCGCCGTGTGA
- a CDS encoding multidrug effflux MFS transporter codes for MDQQRSAPSQAAFGIPQWEFITIAAALMALNALAIDIMLPGLQEIGASLGVENENHRQYVISAYFAGLAFALLAYGPSSDRFGRRAPLLFGLGVYIVAAFAAAFSTDFTTLLVLRFIQGIGAASTRVIAVSMVRDRFGGRQMAEIMSLIFMVFMVIPVVAPGIGQIVMLFAEWHWIFICMAVIALAIMAWAAIRLPETLPAEHRRPMDIGSVGRGFAAVLTNRLSLFYTLASTILFGALFGFINSAQQVYVGIYGLGVWFPVIFAAIAGMMAVSSFLNSRLVGTLGMRRLSHGALLGFLGVSVIWLAWSLVGVIPLAAFVLLFAAAMFQFGWIGSNFNAIAMEPLGHIAGTAASVQGFFQTLGGGLIGAFIGQSFDGTTTPLAAGFCGVALLGLTMVLIGERGKLFTASHKPTR; via the coding sequence ATGGACCAGCAGAGATCCGCACCTTCGCAAGCGGCCTTCGGCATTCCGCAGTGGGAGTTCATCACAATCGCGGCAGCGCTGATGGCGCTCAATGCGCTGGCCATCGACATCATGCTGCCCGGCCTGCAGGAGATCGGCGCCAGCCTCGGGGTCGAGAATGAGAATCATCGCCAATATGTGATTTCGGCCTATTTCGCCGGCCTCGCCTTCGCCTTGCTCGCCTATGGCCCGTCGTCGGATCGCTTCGGCCGGCGCGCACCTCTGCTGTTCGGCCTTGGCGTCTACATCGTGGCCGCGTTCGCGGCAGCCTTCTCGACCGATTTCACCACGCTGCTCGTGCTACGCTTCATCCAGGGCATCGGCGCAGCCTCGACGCGGGTCATCGCCGTGTCCATGGTGCGCGACCGCTTCGGCGGGCGTCAGATGGCCGAAATCATGTCGCTGATCTTCATGGTGTTCATGGTCATCCCGGTCGTGGCGCCGGGCATCGGTCAGATCGTCATGCTGTTCGCCGAATGGCACTGGATTTTCATCTGCATGGCCGTCATTGCGCTGGCCATCATGGCATGGGCGGCGATCCGCCTACCTGAGACCCTGCCGGCCGAACACCGGCGTCCTATGGATATCGGATCCGTCGGACGCGGCTTCGCGGCCGTGCTGACCAACCGGCTGTCGCTGTTCTATACGCTGGCCTCGACGATCCTTTTCGGCGCGCTGTTCGGCTTCATCAATTCGGCCCAGCAGGTCTATGTCGGCATCTATGGACTGGGCGTCTGGTTCCCCGTCATCTTTGCTGCGATCGCCGGCATGATGGCGGTGTCGTCCTTTCTCAATTCACGGCTGGTCGGGACGCTCGGCATGCGCAGGCTGTCGCACGGCGCACTGCTTGGCTTCCTGGGGGTCAGTGTGATCTGGCTCGCCTGGTCGCTCGTAGGCGTCATTCCGCTCGCCGCCTTCGTGCTCCTCTTTGCGGCCGCAATGTTCCAGTTCGGCTGGATCGGATCGAATTTCAACGCGATCGCGATGGAACCGCTCGGCCACATTGCCGGAACAGCGGCGTCCGTCCAGGGGTTTTTCCAGACGCTGGGGGGCGGACTGATCGGCGCGTTCATCGGACAGTCGTTCGACGGAACGACGACGCCGCTTGCCGCCGGCTTCTGCGGCGTCGCCCTGTTGGGATTGACGATGGTCCTGATCGGCGAACGCGGCAAGCTGTTCACGGCTAGCCACAAGCCAACCCGCTAG
- a CDS encoding inositol monophosphatase family protein, with protein MTTFRDADIDWLADLLARAATAEIMPRFRRLSPDDIRQKTSAADLVTEADERAELMITAELKQKFPDALIVGEEAHERDNSLLPGLSDAELAFVIDPVDGTFNFASGVPLFGVMLAVVANGETVAGLIHDPLGRDWLIGAKGAGSHVRSTDGSQAPVRVAAPAPISQMTGAVSWHYLKEPMRSRMAKNQAKSLAQFGYRCAAHEYRLLASGFGHFVVYNKLMPWDHLAGVLIHQEAGGYSARIDGSSYMPGHVDGGLLVAPDRDSWRELREELWAE; from the coding sequence GTGACGACTTTCCGCGACGCCGACATCGACTGGCTTGCCGATCTTCTAGCCCGTGCAGCGACTGCGGAGATCATGCCGCGCTTCCGGCGGCTCTCGCCCGACGACATCCGCCAGAAGACTTCGGCCGCCGATCTCGTGACCGAAGCCGACGAACGCGCTGAACTCATGATCACCGCCGAACTCAAGCAGAAGTTCCCAGACGCCCTGATCGTCGGCGAAGAGGCGCACGAGCGGGACAACTCGCTTCTCCCGGGTCTCTCCGATGCAGAGCTGGCCTTTGTCATCGATCCGGTCGACGGCACGTTCAACTTCGCATCAGGCGTCCCGCTGTTCGGCGTTATGCTCGCCGTCGTGGCGAATGGGGAGACAGTCGCCGGTCTCATCCATGACCCGCTCGGCCGGGATTGGCTGATCGGCGCAAAGGGTGCGGGAAGCCATGTCAGATCGACCGACGGCTCACAGGCGCCAGTTCGGGTCGCCGCGCCCGCCCCCATCTCGCAGATGACGGGCGCCGTCTCCTGGCACTATCTCAAGGAGCCGATGCGCTCGCGCATGGCGAAGAACCAGGCCAAGAGCCTCGCGCAGTTCGGCTACCGGTGCGCAGCGCACGAATACCGCCTGCTGGCCAGCGGCTTCGGCCACTTCGTCGTCTACAACAAGCTGATGCCCTGGGACCACCTGGCCGGCGTGCTGATCCACCAGGAGGCTGGAGGATACTCCGCACGTATCGATGGTAGCTCCTATATGCCGGGTCATGTCGACGGCGGGCTGCTGGTCGCGCCGGACCGCGACAGCTGGCGCGAGCTGCGCGAAGAGCTGTGGGCGGAGTAG
- the ttcA gene encoding tRNA 2-thiocytidine(32) synthetase TtcA, which produces MNMMSELIEDLPEDGCHPMFRSAPSSVEFNKLRKRLLRLTRQAIEDFAMANAGERWLVALSGGKDSYGLLAVLLDLKWRGLLPVDLLACNLDQGQPNFPKHVLPDFLDGLGIEHRIEYRDTYSVVTEKIPQSQTYCSLCSRLRRGHLYRIAREEGCSALVLGHHREDILETFFMNLFHGGRMSAMPPKLLNDEGDVMVLRPLSYCAEADLARFAEHMRFPIIPCDLCGSQDGLQRNAMKAMLDDIERRMPGRKETMLRALSNVKPSHLLDRRLFDFAGLTLAQPNDKEN; this is translated from the coding sequence ATGAACATGATGTCGGAATTGATCGAGGATCTGCCGGAAGACGGGTGCCACCCGATGTTCCGCAGCGCGCCTTCGTCGGTCGAGTTCAACAAGCTGCGCAAGCGGCTGCTGCGTCTGACCCGCCAGGCGATCGAGGATTTCGCCATGGCGAACGCCGGCGAGAGATGGCTGGTCGCGCTGTCCGGCGGCAAGGACTCCTACGGGCTGCTCGCGGTGCTCCTCGATCTCAAATGGCGCGGCCTGCTGCCGGTTGACCTTCTGGCCTGCAATCTGGACCAGGGGCAGCCCAATTTTCCCAAGCATGTCCTGCCCGACTTTCTCGACGGGCTGGGTATCGAACATCGGATCGAGTATCGTGATACCTACTCAGTGGTGACCGAGAAGATCCCGCAGAGCCAGACTTACTGTTCGCTCTGCTCGCGGCTGCGCCGGGGACACCTCTACCGCATCGCGCGGGAGGAGGGGTGCTCTGCCCTGGTGCTGGGCCACCACCGCGAGGATATCCTCGAGACGTTCTTCATGAATCTCTTCCACGGCGGCCGCATGTCGGCGATGCCGCCGAAGCTCCTGAACGACGAAGGCGACGTGATGGTGCTCCGGCCGTTGAGTTATTGCGCCGAGGCCGATCTCGCCCGCTTCGCCGAGCACATGCGCTTTCCGATCATTCCGTGCGATCTTTGCGGCAGCCAGGACGGACTGCAGCGCAACGCCATGAAGGCCATGCTCGACGACATCGAGCGCCGGATGCCGGGTCGCAAGGAGACGATGCTGCGGGCCTTGAGCAACGTGAAGCCCTCGCACCTTTTGGACCGCAGGCTCTTCGACTTTGCCGGGCTTACGCTCGCGCAGCCGAATGACAAGGAGAATTGA
- a CDS encoding L,D-transpeptidase gives MQLRGFVALSLCALIGVSSPAFAESKIFTSILKTEATASAQDPAKVRKNAKTAKEMTPAEKKAAEKKAREAAAKAKAAEKQKLAAKAKAEADKKLAEKKKAEEAKKLARAKELAEKKAAAAKAAELKKAAKAKAEQERLAAKAKALEEKQQAAKAKADAALAAKLAKEKAREDARLAKLKAIEDANQARVRAAEASRQAELAQLASMDIARTGNNGELRSETLATPQKTGFLGLFGAAPTASMLPETRALDAALEQQEARRKFKVRADFEPQTVQFPGYEAGTIVIDTSARYLYLVQSSSKARRYAIAVGREGLQFKGNVTVGDKQEWPRWIPTQDMQKREPHKYGQYKDGMAGGPSNPLGARAIYLYQGRKDTYLRIHGTNQPETIGTNSSNGCFRMVNEHVKDLYSRVKMGTHVIVM, from the coding sequence ATGCAACTCCGTGGCTTCGTCGCGTTGAGCCTCTGCGCGTTGATCGGCGTCAGTTCGCCGGCCTTCGCGGAAAGCAAGATTTTCACATCCATTCTCAAGACGGAGGCGACAGCCTCCGCCCAGGACCCCGCCAAGGTCAGGAAGAACGCCAAGACTGCCAAAGAGATGACACCCGCCGAGAAGAAGGCGGCTGAGAAGAAGGCGCGCGAGGCCGCCGCAAAGGCCAAGGCGGCCGAGAAGCAGAAGCTGGCAGCAAAGGCCAAGGCCGAGGCGGACAAGAAGCTCGCCGAGAAGAAGAAGGCCGAAGAGGCGAAGAAGCTTGCTCGTGCCAAGGAGCTTGCCGAGAAGAAAGCAGCGGCCGCCAAGGCTGCGGAGCTGAAGAAGGCAGCCAAGGCCAAGGCCGAGCAGGAGCGCCTCGCCGCAAAGGCCAAGGCTCTCGAGGAGAAGCAGCAGGCTGCGAAGGCAAAGGCAGACGCAGCTCTCGCGGCCAAGCTTGCGAAGGAAAAGGCCAGGGAAGACGCACGTCTGGCCAAGCTGAAGGCGATTGAGGACGCTAATCAGGCCCGCGTCCGCGCCGCCGAGGCATCACGCCAGGCCGAACTCGCCCAACTTGCGTCGATGGACATTGCGCGCACCGGAAACAACGGTGAGCTTCGCAGCGAGACGCTGGCGACGCCCCAGAAGACCGGGTTCCTCGGTCTGTTCGGCGCCGCCCCGACTGCGTCGATGCTTCCGGAGACGCGCGCCCTGGACGCGGCGCTGGAGCAGCAGGAGGCAAGACGCAAATTCAAGGTCAGGGCCGACTTCGAGCCGCAGACAGTTCAGTTTCCCGGATACGAGGCCGGCACAATCGTCATCGATACCTCCGCCCGCTACCTCTACCTGGTCCAGTCCTCGTCGAAGGCGCGTCGCTATGCGATCGCCGTCGGACGCGAGGGGCTGCAGTTCAAGGGCAATGTCACCGTCGGAGACAAGCAGGAATGGCCGCGCTGGATCCCGACGCAGGACATGCAGAAGCGGGAGCCGCACAAGTATGGTCAGTACAAGGACGGCATGGCGGGCGGTCCGAGCAATCCGCTCGGCGCGCGCGCCATCTACCTCTACCAGGGCAGGAAGGACACCTACCTGCGCATCCACGGAACCAATCAGCCGGAGACTATCGGCACCAACTCGTCCAACGGTTGCTTCCGCATGGTCAACGAGCATGTGAAGGACCTCTACTCTCGCGTGAAGATGGGCACGCACGTGATCGTGATGTGA
- the secG gene encoding preprotein translocase subunit SecG, protein MQTIIIVIHLMVVLALVGVVLLQRSEGGGLGIGGGSGFMTARGAANALTRTTGILAIAFFATSLTLSIIARYSDRPIDILDRVPAQSGQGQSGGAGVLDQLGGSSTAPAVPAPAESTDTAPAPAGSATVPAGESQAPAAPAQPQVPTGQ, encoded by the coding sequence ATGCAAACAATCATCATTGTCATCCACCTCATGGTCGTGCTGGCGTTGGTCGGCGTCGTTCTGCTGCAACGCTCGGAAGGCGGGGGACTGGGCATCGGCGGCGGTTCGGGCTTCATGACGGCCCGCGGCGCGGCGAACGCGCTCACGCGCACCACCGGCATCCTTGCCATCGCGTTCTTCGCCACCTCGCTGACGCTGTCGATCATTGCGCGCTATTCGGACCGTCCGATCGACATCCTTGACCGCGTGCCCGCGCAGAGCGGCCAGGGCCAGAGCGGCGGCGCCGGCGTGCTTGACCAGCTTGGCGGCAGCTCCACCGCGCCGGCTGTCCCTGCTCCTGCGGAGAGCACCGACACCGCTCCGGCTCCCGCCGGCTCTGCGACGGTTCCCGCCGGCGAATCGCAGGCGCCGGCCGCACCCGCGCAGCCGCAGGTCCCCACGGGCCAGTAG
- the tpiA gene encoding triose-phosphate isomerase, giving the protein MTPGIRPLVAGNWKMNGAGPQLDELRSIGHGFMGGLDAETEALICVPATLLHRAAAIAASTPLKVGGQDCHPKPSGAHTGDIAAEMLKDAGASHVIVGHSERRTDHGETDDIVRAKAEAAWRAGLVAVVCIGETQAERESGATLDVLARQIVGSVPPGADANNTIVAYEPVWAIGTGLTPTASDVAEAHAHIRARLHDKVGGEAAKLRILYGGSVKPSNAVELLGVANVDGALVGGASLKAADFLGIAEAYRAM; this is encoded by the coding sequence ATGACACCTGGCATTCGCCCGCTGGTGGCGGGGAACTGGAAGATGAACGGCGCGGGCCCGCAGCTCGATGAGCTGAGAAGCATCGGCCATGGTTTCATGGGCGGGCTGGATGCCGAAACGGAGGCGCTGATTTGCGTGCCTGCGACCTTGCTTCACCGCGCCGCGGCTATCGCGGCGAGCACGCCGCTGAAGGTCGGGGGACAGGATTGTCATCCGAAGCCGAGCGGCGCCCACACGGGCGACATTGCTGCTGAGATGTTGAAGGATGCGGGCGCTTCGCATGTCATCGTCGGCCACTCCGAGCGCCGGACGGATCATGGAGAAACCGATGACATCGTCCGTGCGAAGGCCGAGGCGGCATGGCGGGCCGGGCTGGTAGCCGTCGTGTGCATCGGCGAGACGCAGGCCGAACGCGAATCGGGCGCCACGCTCGACGTGCTGGCCCGCCAGATCGTGGGCTCCGTTCCGCCGGGCGCGGATGCGAACAACACGATCGTGGCCTATGAACCGGTCTGGGCCATCGGTACCGGGCTGACGCCGACCGCCTCGGATGTTGCCGAGGCGCATGCCCACATCCGGGCCCGGCTTCACGACAAAGTGGGTGGCGAAGCAGCGAAATTGCGCATTCTCTATGGCGGCTCGGTCAAGCCGTCGAATGCGGTCGAGCTGCTGGGAGTCGCCAATGTCGATGGCGCGCTTGTCGGTGGCGCCAGCCTGAAGGCAGCCGACTTTCTTGGCATTGCGGAAGCCTATCGCGCGATGTGA